A window of the Verrucomicrobiia bacterium genome harbors these coding sequences:
- a CDS encoding HAD-IA family hydrolase, producing MKQLIAYDLDGTLVDTRKDIVLSVNHMLESMGAPSMADRDVERCVGFGLRELVRRTLKTDDSKALERGAKIFRAHYEEHMMDHTRLYPGAKDVLEFFKGRRQAVLTNKPNPFSENMLAQLGTASYFCAVLTGDPGKPKKPDPTAFLELLDRERVPPSAALFVGDSGIDFETGRRAGVETVIITHGFVPENELKSLTPDHLVQSFEALLDLARKKSW from the coding sequence AAAGACATCGTCCTCAGCGTCAATCACATGCTGGAATCCATGGGCGCGCCGTCCATGGCCGACCGGGACGTCGAGCGCTGCGTGGGCTTCGGGCTGCGCGAGCTGGTGCGCCGCACCTTGAAGACCGACGATTCCAAGGCCCTCGAAAGAGGCGCGAAAATTTTTCGCGCCCATTACGAGGAACACATGATGGACCACACGCGCCTGTATCCGGGCGCGAAAGACGTCCTCGAATTTTTCAAAGGCCGCAGGCAGGCTGTCCTCACGAACAAGCCCAATCCTTTTTCCGAAAACATGCTGGCGCAGCTTGGGACCGCGTCTTATTTTTGCGCGGTTCTGACAGGCGATCCGGGAAAGCCCAAGAAGCCCGATCCCACGGCCTTTCTGGAACTGCTCGACAGGGAAAGGGTTCCGCCGTCCGCGGCGCTTTTTGTCGGGGACAGCGGCATCGACTTCGAAACCGGCCGCCGGGCCGGCGTGGAAACCGTGATTATCACGCATGGATTTGTGCCGGAAAATGAGTTAAAATCCCTCACTCCCGACCACCTCGTCCAAAGCTTCGAAGCGCTGCTCGATCTGGCCCGGAAAAAAAGCTGGTAA
- a CDS encoding tRNA (adenine-N1)-methyltransferase — METIESAEIKTPAGLNPCIQEGDLVLLWFERKEVSYMVEVQRGKRVSVHVGKPLLADDWIGREFGSKVACDHGEGYLLRPTMMDLMMKASRESGIIYPKDAAYLMLRAGIKSGSKVLEIGTGSGSLTMALAQQVAPNGSVWSYDRRTDLPKNAYKNVMRAGLSANVVFCQREAAEPFSETGFDVVTLDIPQPWDEVAVVKAALKNGGHVVSLNPTFNQVEKMAEALRREGFLWVDCVELLERPILAREGKTRPVQRMVSHTEFLVFGIKAG, encoded by the coding sequence ATGGAAACAATCGAATCCGCTGAAATCAAAACGCCCGCCGGCCTGAACCCGTGCATTCAGGAAGGCGATCTCGTCCTGCTGTGGTTCGAAAGAAAAGAAGTCAGCTACATGGTGGAAGTGCAGCGCGGCAAGCGCGTGAGCGTCCACGTCGGGAAGCCGCTGCTCGCCGACGACTGGATCGGCCGCGAGTTCGGCAGCAAAGTCGCCTGCGATCATGGCGAAGGCTATCTTCTCCGGCCTACGATGATGGACCTCATGATGAAGGCTTCGCGCGAAAGCGGCATCATTTACCCGAAGGACGCAGCGTATCTCATGCTGCGTGCCGGCATCAAGAGCGGAAGCAAGGTCCTGGAAATCGGCACGGGCTCCGGCTCGCTGACCATGGCACTCGCGCAGCAGGTGGCGCCGAACGGGAGCGTCTGGAGCTACGACCGGCGCACCGACCTTCCCAAGAATGCGTACAAGAACGTGATGCGCGCGGGCCTTTCGGCGAACGTGGTGTTCTGCCAGCGCGAAGCGGCCGAGCCTTTCTCCGAAACCGGTTTCGACGTCGTCACGCTCGACATCCCGCAGCCGTGGGATGAAGTCGCGGTCGTGAAAGCCGCCCTCAAAAACGGGGGGCATGTGGTCAGCCTGAACCCGACCTTCAACCAGGTGGAAAAAATGGCCGAAGCCCTGCGCAGGGAAGGCTTTCTGTGGGTCGATTGCGTGGAGCTCCTTGAGCGTCCCATCCTGGCCCGGGAGGGGAAAACCCGGCCGGTCCAGAGGATGGTCTCCCACACCGAGTTCCTTGTTTTCGGCATCAAAGCGGGCTGA
- a CDS encoding peptidoglycan-binding domain-containing protein, whose translation MKKVFQLSFVAVLLGLGAFSSGCASKSSTNRQINALQAQIGVLTDEVVRLDEQLQTSRGMAQESANGGGEGAVGGTYRTPSGFELPSLKIQQALKGAGYYQGTVDGKIGPGTRKAIKAFQKDNGLTADGVVGRTTWNKLKVYASDVK comes from the coding sequence ATGAAGAAAGTTTTTCAATTGAGTTTCGTCGCGGTGCTTCTCGGCTTGGGTGCTTTTTCCTCCGGCTGCGCCTCGAAGTCGAGCACGAACCGCCAGATCAACGCTCTCCAGGCCCAGATCGGCGTGTTGACCGATGAAGTGGTCCGCCTGGACGAACAGCTCCAGACGAGCCGCGGCATGGCGCAGGAATCGGCAAATGGGGGCGGTGAAGGCGCCGTTGGCGGCACTTATCGCACGCCTTCCGGTTTCGAGCTTCCTTCGCTCAAAATCCAGCAGGCCCTCAAAGGCGCCGGCTATTACCAGGGCACGGTCGACGGTAAGATCGGGCCGGGCACGCGCAAAGCCATCAAGGCCTTCCAGAAAGACAATGGTCTCACGGCGGACGGTGTTGTCGGCCGCACGACCTGGAACAAGCTGAAGGTCTACGCCAGCGACGTAAAGTAA
- a CDS encoding MEDS domain-containing protein, with translation MQKIDFDGLHGVSAGKHLYQFYKNTEDYLRILTAYFAAGLEKGDACLWLASEKTGLEKVREAAEQMIPNAARHLAAGRLEIRSAESWYLTKGRFDEARAADNARVYIAEKREAGFKTFRGAGDMAAIPHQDWNSVWPYEKKIDAFVKGNLITGLCAYPILECAISDTRKVLELHDGVLVGKL, from the coding sequence ATGCAGAAAATCGACTTCGACGGCCTCCACGGCGTATCCGCCGGCAAGCATCTTTATCAATTCTACAAAAACACCGAAGACTACCTTCGCATCCTCACCGCTTACTTTGCTGCGGGGCTTGAAAAAGGCGACGCCTGCCTGTGGCTGGCTTCGGAAAAGACGGGGCTGGAAAAAGTCCGCGAGGCCGCAGAGCAGATGATTCCGAACGCGGCGCGCCACCTGGCCGCAGGGCGCCTGGAGATCCGTTCCGCCGAGAGCTGGTATCTGACGAAAGGCCGTTTCGACGAAGCCCGCGCGGCCGACAACGCGCGCGTCTATATCGCGGAGAAACGCGAAGCCGGCTTCAAGACCTTCCGCGGCGCGGGCGACATGGCCGCGATTCCTCACCAGGATTGGAACAGCGTCTGGCCTTACGAAAAAAAGATCGACGCTTTCGTCAAAGGCAATCTCATCACCGGCCTGTGCGCTTACCCCATCCTCGAATGCGCCATTTCCGACACGCGCAAAGTGCTCGAGCTGCACGACGGCGTGCTGGTCGGGAAACTTTGA
- a CDS encoding SpoIID/LytB domain-containing protein: MLSFFAYPFLFLAVSLWPFSSAPKPEIKKSSMVIPADLSQISHIRILVVENASSVKVNTVSPYQVWDGEGHKLFSGTKIVATTLRPAARGIQMGKQILPAHTVRIELTGGGEISVGDGRYAHAISVVRNPDGKLDVINEAPVEEYLKGVLPKEVSARWPPETLKAQAVAARTYALFKAIENKDEPYDVEADVKSQVYGGRHSEHPITNQAVEDTRGEVMTYQGKLFPGFFHSTCGGHTTRADAVWPIEKHPVLMGVACRFCQGSKHYRWSQKFTTAEIDAALKKMGFAISGLMNVAAVDFDTSGRADNFLIKYRFGQRKISAVDFRMFMGSYKFKSTIIKSIEPVEGGFVFKGRGWGHGVGLCQYGSKQLADLGYTYKQILDYYYPGQVLKHLDL; encoded by the coding sequence ATGCTTTCCTTCTTCGCGTATCCTTTTCTATTTCTGGCCGTCTCCCTCTGGCCGTTTTCTTCGGCGCCCAAGCCGGAAATCAAAAAATCCTCGATGGTCATTCCCGCGGACCTCTCACAAATCAGCCATATCCGCATCCTGGTCGTGGAAAACGCGTCTTCGGTGAAAGTGAACACCGTGAGCCCTTATCAGGTCTGGGACGGCGAAGGCCATAAGCTTTTTTCCGGAACGAAGATTGTCGCCACGACGCTGCGTCCCGCGGCGCGCGGCATTCAGATGGGCAAGCAAATCCTTCCCGCGCACACGGTGCGCATCGAACTGACAGGCGGAGGGGAGATCTCAGTCGGCGACGGCCGGTACGCGCATGCGATTTCCGTCGTCCGGAATCCGGACGGCAAACTCGACGTCATCAACGAAGCGCCGGTCGAAGAATACCTGAAAGGCGTGCTCCCGAAAGAGGTCAGCGCCCGCTGGCCGCCCGAGACTTTGAAGGCCCAGGCCGTTGCCGCGCGGACCTACGCGCTCTTCAAGGCGATCGAAAATAAGGACGAGCCTTACGACGTGGAAGCCGACGTCAAAAGCCAGGTGTACGGCGGACGGCACTCCGAGCATCCGATCACAAACCAGGCCGTGGAAGACACGCGGGGCGAGGTGATGACCTACCAGGGCAAACTCTTTCCCGGTTTTTTCCATTCCACGTGCGGCGGACACACGACACGCGCGGATGCGGTCTGGCCCATCGAAAAGCATCCCGTCCTGATGGGCGTGGCCTGCCGGTTCTGCCAGGGATCCAAACATTACCGCTGGAGCCAGAAATTCACGACGGCCGAAATTGATGCGGCGCTCAAAAAAATGGGATTCGCGATTTCCGGTCTGATGAACGTCGCGGCCGTGGATTTCGACACCTCAGGACGCGCGGACAATTTCCTCATCAAATACCGTTTTGGCCAGCGTAAGATTTCCGCGGTGGACTTCCGCATGTTCATGGGATCGTACAAATTCAAAAGCACGATAATCAAATCGATCGAACCCGTCGAAGGCGGCTTCGTGTTTAAGGGCCGGGGCTGGGGCCACGGCGTGGGCCTGTGCCAGTATGGCTCCAAGCAGCTGGCCGACCTGGGCTATACGTATAAGCAAATCCTGGACTACTATTATCCCGGACAGGTCCTGAAGCATCTGGACCTCTGA
- the queA gene encoding tRNA preQ1(34) S-adenosylmethionine ribosyltransferase-isomerase QueA: MPVTLAEHSPAGETDRRLSSYDYDLPPELIAAHPPEKRTSARLMKIGRETGAVEHRRFGNVADFLKAGDVLVLNDTKVIPARLLGRRPTGGKVQALLLKETGPDRWEALLKPSGRIAKGQVLAFEGKGVTLEARVDDEPAEHGVRTLVFPDPDFRKKLEIVGHMPLPPYIEREDTDQDREDYQTVFARAEGAVAAPTAGLHFDKPLLETLRQKGVEIVFITLHTGYGTFQPVYEEDVTQHEMFEEFYSIDAAAAEKINAAKREKRRVIACGTTTVRALESAAREGSLQAGQGLTRIFIYPPYAFRVMDGLITNFHLPKSTLLMLVASFLGREKMMAAYHEAVREKYAFYSYGDAMVIL; the protein is encoded by the coding sequence ATGCCCGTAACCCTTGCAGAGCATTCCCCGGCAGGGGAGACGGACCGCCGCCTTTCGAGTTATGATTACGACCTTCCGCCGGAACTCATTGCCGCGCATCCTCCGGAAAAGAGGACCTCCGCGCGCCTGATGAAAATTGGGCGGGAGACGGGCGCCGTGGAGCACCGCCGCTTCGGCAATGTCGCGGATTTTTTGAAAGCCGGCGACGTGCTCGTCCTGAACGATACGAAAGTGATTCCCGCGCGGCTCCTGGGGCGGAGGCCCACGGGCGGGAAAGTCCAGGCGCTGCTTTTGAAAGAGACGGGGCCGGACCGCTGGGAAGCGCTGCTCAAGCCCTCGGGCCGCATCGCAAAAGGCCAGGTGCTCGCGTTCGAAGGAAAAGGCGTGACGCTGGAAGCGCGCGTCGATGACGAGCCCGCGGAACACGGCGTGCGCACGCTTGTTTTTCCGGATCCGGATTTCCGCAAAAAGCTCGAAATCGTCGGACACATGCCGCTGCCTCCTTATATTGAAAGAGAAGACACCGACCAGGACCGCGAAGATTATCAAACAGTTTTCGCGCGCGCGGAAGGCGCGGTGGCCGCGCCCACGGCCGGCTTGCATTTCGACAAGCCGCTCCTGGAAACGCTGCGCCAAAAAGGCGTGGAGATCGTTTTCATCACGCTGCATACCGGCTACGGCACGTTCCAGCCGGTTTACGAGGAAGACGTCACGCAGCACGAGATGTTCGAAGAGTTTTATTCGATCGACGCCGCCGCCGCGGAAAAAATCAACGCGGCCAAGCGCGAAAAGCGGCGCGTCATCGCCTGCGGCACCACGACCGTACGCGCGCTGGAATCCGCGGCGCGGGAAGGCTCGCTTCAAGCCGGGCAGGGGCTCACGCGGATTTTTATTTATCCGCCGTATGCGTTCCGGGTGATGGACGGGCTCATCACCAATTTTCATCTGCCGAAAAGCACGCTGCTCATGCTGGTGGCCTCGTTCCTCGGCCGCGAAAAAATGATGGCGGCTTATCATGAAGCGGTGCGGGAAAAATACGCCTTTTACAGTTACGGCGACGCCATGGTGATCTTATGA
- the tgt gene encoding tRNA guanosine(34) transglycosylase Tgt, which translates to MIEEGKLKLAEPGFGYELETRSPEGHARAGRVRTPHGEFETPVFMPVGTQATVKGLLPRDIEDTGAQIILSNAYHLYIRPGIDIIKKLGGLHRFMGWNRPILTDSGGYQVFSLSRLRQIAEEGVRFHSHFDGREIFLTPESVMEIQEALGSDIAMIFDECPPPTRDKERVKKACGITYRWAQRAKKRHRLPGQALFGIVQGGIFPDLRRESLDQMLEIGFDGYALGGLCVGESKEDTRRVLQEIVPRMPEDKPRYMMGVGTPIDFLEAVDAGADMFDCVNPTRYGRNGTAFTATGLCVVRNGKYNEDPDPIEEGCACYACRHFSKGYLRHLFNAEEMLGPQLVSIHNVHFFVTFLKKIREAILAGTFRSFQKNFLNNFDPECR; encoded by the coding sequence ATGATCGAAGAAGGCAAATTGAAACTCGCGGAACCCGGCTTTGGCTACGAGCTCGAGACCCGCAGCCCCGAAGGCCACGCGCGCGCGGGCCGGGTGCGCACGCCGCACGGAGAGTTCGAGACGCCGGTCTTCATGCCCGTCGGCACCCAGGCCACGGTCAAAGGGCTCCTTCCCCGGGACATCGAGGACACGGGCGCCCAGATCATCCTCTCGAATGCCTACCACCTTTACATACGTCCGGGAATCGATATAATCAAAAAACTCGGCGGCCTGCACCGTTTCATGGGCTGGAACCGCCCGATCCTGACCGACAGCGGCGGCTACCAGGTTTTTTCGCTGAGCCGGCTGCGCCAGATCGCCGAGGAAGGTGTCCGGTTCCATTCGCATTTCGACGGACGCGAGATTTTTCTGACGCCTGAGAGCGTCATGGAAATCCAGGAAGCGCTCGGCAGCGACATTGCCATGATCTTCGACGAATGCCCCCCGCCGACGCGCGACAAGGAACGGGTGAAGAAGGCCTGCGGCATCACGTACCGGTGGGCGCAGCGGGCGAAGAAAAGGCACCGCCTTCCGGGCCAGGCGCTTTTCGGCATCGTGCAGGGCGGGATTTTTCCGGACCTGCGCCGCGAGAGCTTGGACCAGATGCTGGAAATCGGTTTTGACGGCTATGCGCTCGGCGGCCTTTGCGTGGGCGAAAGCAAGGAAGACACGCGGCGCGTCCTGCAGGAAATCGTGCCGCGCATGCCCGAAGACAAGCCGCGGTACATGATGGGCGTGGGCACGCCGATCGATTTTCTGGAAGCCGTGGACGCGGGCGCGGACATGTTCGACTGCGTGAATCCCACGCGCTACGGGCGCAACGGCACTGCGTTTACGGCGACGGGGCTGTGTGTCGTGCGCAACGGCAAATATAATGAAGACCCGGATCCGATCGAAGAGGGCTGCGCGTGCTACGCCTGCCGCCATTTTTCGAAAGGGTATCTCCGGCATTTGTTCAACGCGGAGGAAATGCTGGGGCCCCAGCTTGTTTCCATCCACAACGTCCATTTTTTCGTCACGTTTCTGAAAAAAATACGCGAGGCCATCCTCGCCGGCACCTTCCGGTCGTTTCAGAAAAATTTTCTGAATAATTTCGACCCTGAGTGCCGATAA
- the yajC gene encoding preprotein translocase subunit YajC, giving the protein MFEQIAYAAETAAQPAGQAASPIALFFPFFIVFGIMYFLVWRPQQKQRKDTDKMIEELKKGDKIITAGGILGVVTSIQKDYVVMKVGDNDSTKMEVLKSAVTGLRE; this is encoded by the coding sequence ATGTTTGAACAGATCGCATACGCAGCCGAGACCGCAGCCCAGCCCGCGGGACAAGCCGCAAGCCCCATCGCCCTCTTTTTCCCGTTTTTCATCGTTTTCGGCATCATGTATTTTCTCGTGTGGCGTCCGCAGCAGAAGCAGCGCAAAGACACGGACAAAATGATCGAAGAGTTGAAGAAAGGCGACAAGATCATCACCGCCGGAGGCATCCTCGGCGTGGTGACCAGCATTCAGAAAGATTACGTGGTCATGAAAGTCGGCGACAACGACAGCACCAAAATGGAAGTTCTAAAGTCCGCGGTTACCGGACTCAGGGAATAA
- the secD gene encoding protein translocase subunit SecD, translated as MGKYYKWKVLLIIVVSAVSIWLAYPPSQKINLGLDLQGGMQLLLQVELDKVPQEARKDATERVTEIIRNRIDELGVREPTITKQGSQYVVVQLPGVTDRERAKQIVGKTAHLEFKLVEDDPDLNKKADEGNVPQGYELREVQENNGGSSNLLLKSDALLTGDHLTNAWVGFGQLGEANVQIQFDKAGAKQFDQVTFQNTGKRLAIVLDEKVHSAPVIRDRIPNGQAVISGNFTSEEANDLSLVLRAGALPAPVKIIEERTVGPTLGQDSIQKGVRAGLVGALLVFIFMPLYYLIGGLIADIGLIVYSLMILGSLAACHSSLTLPGIAGFILSIGMAVDANILISERMREEMELGKGVRAAISAGYHRAFAAILDSNMTTFITAVILFFIGTGPVKGFAVTLGLGQIASMFSSLTVTRAVFDFLAYRNPNMKLPMMKLLGVTDIRFLKGRYLAYGFSVLTLGLGVFAFTSRGQSNFGVEFTGGTLIQMKFQKAIDASDLRDALEKSGVRDPSLQPYGNPDDHEFVVKTREAGTQKIEAAMNSFGDNKGEIMRVDEVGPTVSGDLKVKALWAIFWSSLGILVYLAVRFEWKFATAAVVALLHDTLFTFGMYVISGREINLSTVAAVLTIMGYSVNDTIITFDRVRENLKAVRKKSFAEIVDLSINQTLGRTILTSLNVLFGALALFLFGGGGINDFAFILCIGFSVGIYSTVFVASALLVDMKARK; from the coding sequence ATGGGGAAATATTATAAATGGAAGGTCCTGCTCATCATTGTCGTGTCGGCGGTGTCGATCTGGCTTGCCTACCCGCCCAGTCAGAAGATCAACCTCGGCCTTGACCTCCAGGGCGGCATGCAGCTCCTGCTGCAGGTCGAACTCGACAAAGTGCCGCAGGAGGCGCGCAAGGATGCGACCGAACGCGTCACGGAAATTATCCGCAACCGTATCGACGAGCTCGGCGTTCGCGAACCGACCATCACCAAGCAGGGCAGCCAGTACGTGGTGGTCCAGCTTCCCGGCGTCACCGACCGCGAGCGCGCAAAACAGATCGTGGGTAAAACCGCGCACCTGGAATTCAAACTGGTCGAAGATGATCCGGACCTGAACAAGAAGGCCGACGAGGGCAATGTCCCGCAAGGCTATGAACTGCGGGAAGTCCAGGAAAACAACGGCGGCTCCAGCAACCTTCTCCTGAAATCCGACGCCTTGCTCACCGGCGATCATCTGACTAACGCCTGGGTGGGCTTCGGCCAGCTCGGCGAGGCAAACGTCCAGATCCAGTTCGACAAAGCAGGCGCGAAGCAATTCGACCAGGTCACGTTCCAGAATACGGGCAAACGCCTGGCCATCGTGCTGGACGAGAAGGTGCATTCGGCGCCCGTTATCCGCGACCGCATTCCGAATGGTCAGGCCGTGATTTCGGGCAATTTTACATCCGAAGAGGCAAACGACCTTTCGCTTGTTCTGCGTGCCGGCGCTTTGCCTGCGCCGGTCAAGATCATCGAAGAACGTACCGTCGGTCCGACTCTCGGCCAGGACTCAATTCAAAAAGGCGTGCGGGCCGGCCTTGTGGGCGCGCTGCTCGTCTTTATCTTCATGCCGCTGTATTACCTGATTGGGGGACTGATCGCGGATATCGGCCTGATCGTTTACTCGCTGATGATCCTGGGCTCGCTGGCTGCGTGCCATTCCTCGCTGACCCTTCCGGGTATTGCCGGCTTCATTTTGTCGATCGGCATGGCCGTTGACGCCAACATCCTGATTTCGGAAAGGATGCGCGAAGAAATGGAGCTGGGCAAGGGCGTGCGCGCCGCGATTTCCGCGGGCTACCACCGCGCGTTTGCCGCCATTCTGGACTCCAACATGACCACCTTCATCACGGCGGTCATCCTCTTTTTCATCGGCACCGGGCCGGTCAAAGGCTTTGCCGTCACGCTCGGCCTTGGTCAGATCGCGAGCATGTTCTCGTCGCTGACCGTCACTCGCGCGGTTTTCGATTTCCTGGCCTATCGCAATCCCAACATGAAGCTTCCCATGATGAAGCTGCTCGGCGTCACGGACATCCGCTTTTTGAAAGGCCGCTACCTGGCCTACGGGTTTTCGGTCCTCACGCTGGGGCTGGGCGTTTTCGCATTTACGTCACGGGGGCAGAGCAATTTCGGCGTGGAATTCACGGGAGGCACGCTCATCCAGATGAAATTCCAAAAAGCGATCGATGCCTCCGACCTGCGCGATGCCCTGGAGAAAAGCGGGGTCAGGGATCCTTCGCTGCAGCCTTACGGTAATCCGGACGACCATGAATTCGTCGTCAAGACCCGCGAGGCCGGCACGCAAAAAATCGAAGCGGCCATGAATTCGTTCGGCGACAATAAAGGCGAAATCATGCGGGTTGACGAAGTCGGTCCGACCGTCAGCGGTGACCTGAAGGTCAAGGCCCTGTGGGCGATTTTCTGGTCGTCGCTGGGCATTCTGGTCTACCTTGCCGTGCGCTTCGAGTGGAAATTCGCGACGGCCGCGGTCGTCGCGCTGCTGCACGACACGCTTTTTACGTTCGGCATGTACGTCATCAGCGGCCGCGAAATCAACCTCTCCACGGTGGCGGCGGTGCTGACGATCATGGGCTATTCGGTCAACGACACCATCATCACCTTTGACCGCGTGCGTGAAAACCTGAAAGCGGTCCGCAAAAAATCCTTTGCCGAAATCGTGGACCTCAGCATCAACCAGACGCTCGGCCGCACGATCCTGACCAGCTTGAACGTGCTGTTCGGCGCCCTGGCGCTGTTCCTCTTCGGCGGCGGCGGCATCAACGATTTCGCGTTCATCCTCTGCATCGGATTCTCCGTCGGCATTTACTCCACGGTGTTCGTGGCCTCGGCCCTTCTCGTGGACATGAAAGCGCGCAAATAG
- the recJ gene encoding single-stranded-DNA-specific exonuclease RecJ, translating into MDLPLASDLSYSARFLELLKLRGLSRPEEIESFLKAELDALLDPFEMRGMREACDRIRRAAEADEKIFIHGDYDVDGVTGAAIVARTLELLGLRPRVFLPHRAEDGYGVSLRAIQNAAKEGFKILITVDCGITAREQITFARENGMDVIVIDHHKIPAEGVPPAHMILNPLQSDCGYSFKELSAAGLAFKLSQALLGERAFAFLDLAAVSTVCDVAPLRLENRVIVKNGLKLLSSRTHLGFKALAEAAKMGRKEVDAGHIGFVFGPRINAAGRMSSPEISLRLLLTESEKEARSLAAALEEENKCRQREERQTVREAVSDVERTVNFSRDRVIVAAKRGWHQGVIGIVAARLVDKYHRPAVVIAMEENGIGKGSGRSIKQFNLYQALAECKELFEEFGGHPQAAGLSIKNENVDAFRKKINDYARESTAAEIFIRQIEADMELVFGDLTPAFLRELELLEPYGMGNPRPVFMTRGAEVKTAPMGLTPSRFQFYATHGSTVFEVQATEIEESPSSSLLRRLQKGKNIEMAYTVKRKLWDGVERVILEAKEIRLLDEGEGNA; encoded by the coding sequence ATGGATTTGCCTCTGGCTTCCGACCTTTCCTACAGTGCCCGTTTCCTCGAGCTCCTCAAACTCCGCGGCCTCAGCCGTCCCGAAGAGATCGAATCCTTTCTGAAGGCCGAACTGGACGCGCTTCTCGACCCCTTCGAGATGCGCGGCATGCGTGAGGCCTGCGACAGGATCCGCCGGGCCGCCGAAGCGGACGAAAAAATCTTCATTCATGGCGATTACGACGTGGACGGCGTGACCGGTGCCGCGATCGTGGCGCGCACGCTGGAGCTGCTGGGCCTGCGTCCGCGTGTTTTCCTGCCGCACCGCGCCGAAGACGGCTACGGCGTGAGCCTGCGCGCGATCCAGAATGCGGCGAAAGAAGGATTCAAAATCCTCATCACGGTCGACTGCGGCATCACGGCCCGCGAGCAAATCACCTTTGCCCGCGAAAACGGCATGGACGTCATCGTCATCGACCACCACAAGATTCCCGCCGAAGGCGTGCCGCCCGCGCACATGATCCTGAATCCCCTGCAATCCGATTGCGGCTATTCGTTCAAAGAACTTTCCGCCGCGGGCCTGGCCTTCAAATTGAGCCAGGCGCTTTTAGGAGAAAGGGCCTTTGCCTTTCTCGATCTTGCTGCCGTGTCCACGGTCTGCGACGTGGCGCCGCTCCGCCTGGAAAACCGCGTGATCGTAAAAAATGGGCTGAAACTTTTGTCGAGCCGGACGCACCTGGGATTTAAAGCCCTGGCCGAAGCCGCGAAGATGGGCCGGAAAGAAGTCGACGCCGGGCATATCGGTTTCGTGTTCGGGCCGCGCATCAATGCGGCAGGACGCATGAGCTCGCCGGAAATTTCGCTGCGCCTCCTCCTCACGGAAAGCGAAAAAGAGGCGAGAAGCCTGGCCGCGGCGCTCGAAGAGGAAAATAAGTGCCGGCAAAGGGAAGAGCGGCAGACGGTCAGGGAAGCGGTGAGCGACGTGGAACGCACCGTGAATTTCAGCCGCGACCGCGTGATCGTGGCCGCCAAGCGGGGCTGGCATCAGGGCGTCATCGGCATCGTGGCCGCGCGGCTTGTCGACAAATACCACCGGCCCGCGGTCGTCATCGCCATGGAAGAAAACGGCATCGGGAAGGGCTCCGGCCGCTCGATCAAACAGTTTAATCTTTATCAGGCGCTGGCCGAGTGCAAGGAGCTGTTCGAGGAATTTGGCGGGCATCCGCAGGCCGCGGGGCTTTCGATCAAGAACGAAAACGTGGACGCCTTCCGTAAGAAGATCAATGACTACGCGCGCGAAAGCACGGCCGCGGAAATTTTCATCCGCCAGATCGAAGCGGACATGGAACTGGTCTTCGGCGATTTGACGCCGGCCTTCCTGCGCGAGCTGGAGCTTCTGGAGCCGTACGGCATGGGAAATCCGCGTCCCGTTTTCATGACACGCGGCGCGGAAGTCAAAACCGCGCCCATGGGGCTGACACCCAGCCGCTTTCAGTTTTACGCAACCCACGGCAGTACGGTTTTCGAAGTTCAGGCTACCGAAATCGAAGAGTCACCGTCTTCAAGCCTCCTGCGCCGGCTGCAAAAGGGAAAAAACATCGAAATGGCTTATACCGTGAAGCGCAAGCTGTGGGACGGAGTCGAAAGAGTTATTCTGGAAGCGAAAGAGATCCGGCTGCTGGATGAAGGAGAGGGGAACGCTTAA
- the rpmB gene encoding 50S ribosomal protein L28 — protein MQHCFVCDKKPIVGRSIARRGLAKKTGGIGKKTTGITRRRFLPNLQKVKAILLNGTVRSIWACASCLQAGKVRKAVGHRKAALQKLAAAKTAA, from the coding sequence ATGCAGCACTGTTTCGTTTGCGATAAAAAACCCATTGTCGGCCGTTCCATTGCCCGCCGCGGTCTTGCCAAAAAGACCGGCGGTATCGGTAAGAAGACGACCGGCATCACGCGCCGCCGCTTTCTCCCCAACCTCCAGAAGGTGAAGGCGATTCTTTTGAACGGTACGGTCCGCAGCATTTGGGCCTGCGCCTCCTGCCTCCAGGCGGGCAAGGTCAGAAAAGCCGTGGGTCATCGCAAAGCCGCTCTTCAGAAGCTTGCCGCGGCCAAAACCGCCGCTTAA